In the genome of Candidatus Epulonipiscium sp., one region contains:
- a CDS encoding branched-chain amino acid ABC transporter permease, with product MEFLTKFLQQLINGIHIGSIYALIALGYTMVYGIVKLINFAHGDIIMMGAFIAFVSITGFGMPLWAVLIISVLFCLVSGILIEKIAYKPLRGAPRISALITAIGVSLFLENLFFKIFGANPRPFPTLFNPEPIFIGSLRISRITAVTIVISLVLMVVLDFFVRKTKTGKAMRAVSEDQGAAQLMGINVNTTISITFAIGSALGAIGGILYSAAYPLIEPFMGMMPGLKAFVAAVLGGIGIIPGAMLGGFIMGIAESFTKGYISSQLADAVVFGILIIVLSIKPSGIFGKNIKEKV from the coding sequence ATGGAATTCTTAACTAAATTTTTACAACAACTCATCAACGGGATTCATATAGGAAGTATATATGCCCTGATTGCTTTGGGATATACTATGGTATATGGTATCGTTAAACTAATCAATTTTGCCCATGGGGATATCATTATGATGGGGGCATTTATTGCCTTTGTATCCATTACAGGATTTGGAATGCCTTTATGGGCAGTTCTTATTATTTCTGTTTTATTTTGCTTGGTATCTGGGATTTTGATTGAAAAGATTGCATATAAACCTCTTAGAGGCGCACCAAGGATATCTGCTCTTATTACAGCTATAGGGGTAAGTTTGTTTTTGGAAAATCTATTCTTTAAAATTTTTGGCGCAAACCCAAGACCTTTTCCAACATTATTTAATCCTGAACCTATTTTCATTGGTTCCCTTAGAATCAGTAGAATTACTGCTGTTACCATAGTTATATCCTTGGTTTTAATGGTGGTGTTGGACTTTTTTGTTAGAAAAACGAAAACAGGGAAGGCCATGAGAGCAGTTTCAGAGGACCAAGGGGCAGCACAATTAATGGGGATTAATGTAAACACTACTATCTCTATTACTTTTGCCATAGGTTCGGCCCTAGGAGCTATCGGAGGCATTCTATACAGTGCAGCATATCCATTAATCGAACCCTTTATGGGAATGATGCCAGGGCTTAAAGCCTTCGTTGCTGCTGTATTAGGAGGAATAGGAATTATCCCGGGGGCTATGCTTGGGGGTTTTATCATGGGAATTGCAGAAAGTTTTACAAAGGGATATATATCCAGTCAACTGGCGGATGCCGTGGTATTTGGAATCTTAATTATTGTATTAAGTATAAAACCTTCAGGGATATTTGGCAAAAATATTAAAGAGAAAGTGTAG
- a CDS encoding branched-chain amino acid ABC transporter permease — protein MGNKWKSYIINLSLIISIYVILILLMQAGIVNSYYEGILIGICINIVLATSLNLATGYLGQLALGHAGFMAIGAYAAAITTSMMNLPGLLQLVVSILIGGILAGIFGILIGIPALRLKGDYLAIITLGFGEIIRVIILNLNITGGARGLKGILPLTTFSSAFWVAVLVVAIIYTLINSRHGRAIISIREDEIAAEAMGVPTTFYKILAFSIAAFFAGIGGGLFAHFNNVLGAENFKFMYSIEILIIVVLGGMGSLTGSIVAAIILTVLPQLLLDFADWRMLIYSVLLIIMMIFKPEGLLGKREFSISRFLQKRKNNLKVTPNSNERSE, from the coding sequence ATGGGTAATAAGTGGAAATCCTATATCATTAATTTGTCCCTAATCATCTCTATTTACGTTATTTTAATTCTGCTCATGCAGGCAGGTATTGTTAATAGCTATTATGAAGGTATTCTAATAGGTATATGCATTAATATTGTTTTGGCAACCAGCTTAAACCTGGCTACGGGATATTTGGGACAGCTGGCTTTAGGACATGCAGGATTTATGGCAATTGGTGCCTATGCGGCGGCAATTACCACTTCTATGATGAATTTACCGGGTTTACTGCAACTTGTAGTATCTATTTTAATTGGAGGAATATTAGCAGGGATTTTCGGGATCCTTATAGGGATTCCGGCACTTCGTCTTAAAGGAGATTATCTTGCTATAATTACCCTAGGTTTTGGCGAAATCATCAGAGTTATTATATTAAATTTGAATATTACCGGTGGGGCAAGAGGGCTTAAGGGAATTTTGCCTCTTACTACTTTTAGCTCGGCTTTTTGGGTTGCTGTTTTGGTTGTAGCTATTATTTACACCTTGATTAATTCAAGACATGGTAGGGCAATTATCTCAATTCGTGAGGACGAAATTGCAGCTGAGGCCATGGGGGTTCCTACTACGTTTTATAAAATACTTGCATTTTCCATTGCTGCATTTTTCGCAGGAATTGGTGGGGGATTATTTGCCCACTTTAATAATGTATTAGGGGCAGAAAACTTTAAATTTATGTACTCAATCGAAATCCTTATTATTGTTGTATTAGGAGGAATGGGCAGCCTTACAGGGTCCATAGTAGCAGCTATTATCCTTACAGTATTACCTCAGTTATTACTGGATTTTGCCGATTGGCGTATGTTGATTTATTCAGTTTTGCTTATTATTATGATGATTTTTAAACCAGAAGGACTTTTGGGTAAAAGGGAGTTTTCTATTAGCCGGTTCCTGCAAAAAAGAAAAAATAATCTAAAAGTTACTCCTAACAGTAATGAAAGGAGTGAGTAA